Genomic DNA from Coffea arabica cultivar ET-39 chromosome 7e, Coffea Arabica ET-39 HiFi, whole genome shotgun sequence:
GACTCTTTCAATCAACTTGATCGATCAATGAGCATGTGACAGCAGCCCCCATTTCGAGCAACCAACAGTCTGAACAATTGGAGGAAAAAGGAGAATCTGAATAATTGAAATTACTTGATGTTCAACAATGAGACTTGATTTACAATCAACCCAATCCATGAATTGAAATGTGCCCTGCATCTGCCTCATCCCAATGCTATACAACATGAATCatcaacccccccccccctccttcCCTCCCTAAACAAAATAGGAGAGCAGGGAAGAAAGAGATTATGGAGGAGATATATAAAGTCATGCTGATAGAATGAACAGAGTATAAACAGGGATGATTAATAAGACATTATTGTGGAAGTGAAAATATACACTGTTCAAATGACACTAACCAAAGAAAAGGTCATCGCCATCTAAAATGCCTTGACAGTACGTTATGGCTAGATTAGTGTTATACCATCAATTCTGGTTTGACATCCTTGAATAGGCTTGACGAGTAAGAAGGAAGACAAAATATAACAGTTCAGGAAAGAGACTATGAGATGACAACATCAGAGGGCTGACCGATGAAATTAAACTAATACAAACAACAAGAAGTTTGGACTTAGCAGAATCATCTTAAGTCAGCAGGATCGTGTAGTAAAAgagtgaaagaaaaaagaatttaagGCTGTGGAACACAAAATGGAAAACCAGGAGGCTTCCGTCCAATAAAGGCCTGAAAAGTATcaagaaaattatttatttaagaaTCATGACACAATCAAATGTTTCTTCTCGTATCAGGCATAGAGGATGGGGCTACAAGTACATAGCCCAACGGCCAACATGCAGCTAAAACCTAAAACTTAAACTAAAAAAGTCAATAAatcaaatatgaaaaaaaaaaaagaagcaaatcaCGTTGAACAGATCACACGTATCTTTAACAGTTATTAACCaaccaaattgaaaattaaagtGTTACATGAACCAATTCTTACAAGACACTGAAATTGACATATGGAGTGCAAGAACCACCACCTAACCAAACAAGTAATAATGAACATTCATGCCCTTTCACCACGAATACGCCTCGCAAGTTGGATGTCCTTGGGCATGATAGTTACCCTCTTAGCATGGATTGCACAAAGATTTGTGTCTTCAAACAGACCAACAAGATAGGCCTCAGCAGCTTCTTGAAGAGCAAGGACAGCATGACTTTGGAACCTCAAATCCGTCTGAAGATGAAAACAAATTTATGGCACAATTAGATGCAACAAAATGTAATACTCAAACAAGGTAATGAGAATATTAAGTAACTATATGAACAAAACCAATTGAGATATCAAAGACATCTAAATCATTACACCTTGAAGTCTTGAGCAATTTCACGAACAAGCCTTTGGAAGGGTAGTTTGCGGATCAAAAGCTCAGTACTCTTCTGATATTTCCTAATTTCACTGTGGACATGGCATGAAGCAGCAAAATCTTAAACAACAGTCTAACCTAAAAATATACAAGCAAAAGAGTTCATCAAATAGTTCAACAACTATGGATTTTAAATAATGAATACAGACCGCAGTGCAACAGTTCCAGGTCGGTAGCGGTGAGGCTTCTTCACACCTCCAGTCGTGGGTGCCGACTTCCTGGCAGCCTACAActcaaaaaattgaagaaaattggtTGTTATCAAGCATTACGAGATTGATCACATTCGCAAACCAAATAGTGGTGCCTGCAGTACTTTTTGATGATCAAAGGCAAAAAAAAGGTATACAAAGATACAACATGATTCTGGCCATCAGATATACATAAGTAACAGTAGTAGTTGTTCAGAGTAACAAGCGCAGCACAACTATAGTTCATTAAGTTATAAGGCATCGGGAACAATTGACCATCTCATTTCAGGAATGACGATAAAAAAGAGTGTCCAATTAATCCATTTCAGTGCTATCTTAATTTCTCTTTCCAACTACAACCTACTCTGTTGATATCCTCTCAGAGGTGAATCCTGTTAACAATTCTAGCATTACCTAGAAATGAATATGTTAGTAGCTAAACTGCACATCAGCACACCAATCATGCTGCAGGTCACTGTTGAAAAATTTATGAGCAAAATCCGTTGTGTTTATCTAAGAATAAAAGATCATagctatgtgtgtgtgtgtgtgtatatatttaTGGTATATATATAAAGACCAAATTCAGTCAGTACTGCACACGTAACTCCAAGAAGGACCAAATAATCCAGAGAAACCAGTCCTCCATTATTTCGTACACATAATTATTACAATTTGCATAAAAAATTCTAACAAATAGTGAAAATAAATCTCAACATACAGGGAGGAGCTCTGTAAGTTTACAAACGACTATAAACAAGAATACGAGCTAAATCTTCAAAAAAGTGACATCAAAATTCACAAATTAGTGTACTCAAATAAATATCAATTCATTCCGAGGAAGAAAGCATATATACCTTGGTGGCAAGCTGTTTCCTTGGAGCCTTTCCTCCGGTGGACTTGCGAGCTGTTTGCTTCGTACGAGCcattttgattttgaagaacTGCAAAAAGTCTCAAAAATTAAATAAGAGAGGGCCAAATAAGATGAAATTAAACTGCTAAgttcaaaaaatcagaaaataaggAAGTAATCGGAATGCCCTAGGGTTTCGATGTTTTTCAAACCTGAATGAACTCTGACCGACTATTTGATTTCTTCGGTTTGCTCTTAATCTGGCCGCTAAAGAAGCTCTTGTAGATGGTTGAATTAGAATTTGAACGGGTTAATTGGACATAGACCCCTGAGGTTGGCGCATATAGCCAATAAATCCCTATACTTGAAATTTTATATCAAACCCCCTCTACTCTatttagaggtggcaaaatgggtgGGATGTTTGTTTCGCTTCGAAATAGAACCGAATTATATGGGTTTGGATCtaaccttacccatatgtgCGTTGGAACTAATttgggcgggatcactttgggatgAGTTTAGATT
This window encodes:
- the LOC113697760 gene encoding histone H3.3, with translation MARTKQTARKSTGGKAPRKQLATKAARKSAPTTGGVKKPHRYRPGTVALREIRKYQKSTELLIRKLPFQRLVREIAQDFKTDLRFQSHAVLALQEAAEAYLVGLFEDTNLCAIHAKRVTIMPKDIQLARRIRGERA